In the Maribacter sp. MJ134 genome, one interval contains:
- a CDS encoding arsenate reductase family protein yields MKKIYHLSSCNTCQRIIKELQPLDGFTLQDIKAEPITTAQLEEMRALTDSYESLFSRRAVLYRERGLGNKNLSEDDYKNLILEQYTFLKRPVLVNGEEIFIGNSKKVVSAAKEAIFS; encoded by the coding sequence ATGAAAAAAATATACCACTTAAGTTCTTGCAACACCTGCCAGCGCATTATAAAAGAGCTACAACCCCTGGACGGATTTACGCTTCAGGATATTAAAGCAGAACCTATAACAACGGCACAGCTTGAGGAAATGCGTGCATTAACGGATAGCTACGAATCTCTTTTTAGCAGACGGGCAGTGCTCTATAGGGAAAGAGGTCTGGGCAATAAAAATTTAAGTGAAGACGATTACAAAAATCTCATTTTGGAACAGTACACCTTTTTAAAGAGACCCGTACTAGTCAATGGTGAGGAAATTTTTATAGGAAATAGTAAAAAAGTCGTCTCTGCGGCCAAAGAAGCCATTTTCTCTTGA
- a CDS encoding DinB family protein produces MKNQLEITLQNRKNLHAILEQTPKEDLLKIPQGFRNNIWWNIAHVVVTQQILVYKLSGLQMRVPEALVDKFKKGTVPDGTATDAEMKMVADFLLSTITWTKEDYEAGLFKNFNEYTTSAKVTLRNVQDAADFNLFHEGIHLGSIFALRKML; encoded by the coding sequence TTGAAGAATCAATTGGAAATCACCCTGCAAAACCGTAAAAATTTACATGCTATTTTAGAACAGACCCCTAAGGAAGACCTTCTGAAAATACCCCAGGGATTTCGTAATAATATCTGGTGGAACATAGCCCACGTGGTGGTGACCCAGCAAATTTTAGTGTATAAGTTAAGCGGACTGCAGATGCGGGTACCAGAAGCATTGGTAGACAAATTTAAAAAAGGTACTGTGCCAGATGGTACCGCAACCGATGCCGAAATGAAGATGGTGGCAGATTTCTTACTTTCAACGATAACCTGGACCAAAGAAGATTACGAAGCGGGACTTTTCAAAAATTTCAATGAATACACTACCAGTGCAAAAGTAACCTTACGCAATGTGCAGGATGCGGCCGACTTTAATTTATTCCATGAAGGTATTCACCTTGGTTCTATTTTCGCACTCAGAAAAATGCTCTAA
- a CDS encoding TonB-dependent receptor: MHRIVLVGLLLFVCSLRAQQVIVLDADTKEPISNVAVFNSDKSKIALTGFDGYFDLSLFSVRDRISLKHMSYELRKTSKSLIKNQGNKVFLIMKPEQLDEVVLSVSKWEQQKKDIPNKIVSIDARSIAFGAPQTAADLLQNSGKVFVQKSQLGGGSPMIRGFSTNRLVLSVDGVRMNNAIFRGGNLQNVISIDPFSVKNTEIIFGPGSVIYGSDAIGGVMNFYTKKPLLHQKDSLLVTGNVNYRFASASNENTMHADVSLGKKKWAALTSITYNNFQDLVMGAHGPDSYLRNQFVRTVNGEDTLVDNPNPRKQVSTGYDQINLMQKILFKPNANWDLNLGAYFSETSSYSRYDRLIRPSSDGDGLRSAEWFYGPQKWFMGNLQINRKGNGKFYDGLKITTAYQHFEESRNNRNFQDIILNKTREKVDALNMNIDFENRKMGNFRLYYGSEFIFNKVYSNGTDVNIETNATSNAPSRYPNGATWKSLAGYANGEYKTKPNFTLLSGLRYSHVWINAAFDQTFYQFPFEDANLSTGALTGSLGFSWFPKADLQVTFNGSTGFRAPNIDDVGKIFDSEPGSVVVPNPELEPEYAYNVELGIRKNFKDKIVFKGATFYTYLVDALVRRDFSFNGLSEIQYAGELSNVQAIQNAAKAYVYGFEFGLDAFLTEQWSLSSNLTITEGIEEEADGTDSPARHAAPTFGDFHVIWKNQKLKADFFLNYNGEIPFDDLAVSERSKEFIYKLDEDGDPYSPSWYTLNFRSQYDFSGRFKASLNLENITNQRYRTYSSGIAAPGTNLILGIGYHF, encoded by the coding sequence ATGCATAGAATAGTTCTCGTTGGTCTGCTGCTTTTTGTATGTTCATTACGGGCCCAACAGGTTATTGTTTTAGATGCGGATACCAAGGAACCAATTTCTAACGTAGCGGTCTTTAACTCTGATAAATCTAAAATAGCTTTGACCGGTTTTGATGGTTATTTTGACCTTTCATTGTTTTCTGTAAGAGACCGTATTAGCTTAAAACATATGAGCTATGAACTCCGTAAAACTTCAAAATCCCTAATAAAAAACCAGGGAAACAAGGTTTTTCTTATCATGAAACCGGAGCAGCTAGATGAAGTTGTACTTTCCGTATCCAAATGGGAACAACAAAAAAAGGATATCCCCAATAAAATTGTTTCCATAGACGCTAGGTCTATTGCTTTTGGGGCTCCGCAAACGGCTGCCGATCTCCTGCAAAATAGCGGAAAAGTATTTGTTCAAAAGAGTCAGTTGGGTGGAGGCAGCCCAATGATCAGAGGTTTTTCTACCAATAGACTTGTACTTTCTGTAGATGGCGTTCGGATGAACAATGCCATCTTTAGGGGAGGAAATCTGCAGAACGTCATATCCATAGATCCTTTTTCCGTGAAAAATACGGAGATTATTTTTGGGCCTGGCTCTGTAATTTATGGTAGTGATGCCATAGGAGGGGTTATGAATTTTTATACCAAAAAGCCCTTGTTGCACCAAAAGGATAGTTTGCTCGTTACTGGGAACGTTAATTATCGATTTGCATCGGCGAGTAATGAAAATACGATGCATGCCGATGTGAGCTTGGGAAAGAAAAAATGGGCAGCCCTTACGAGTATTACCTATAACAACTTTCAGGATTTGGTCATGGGGGCCCACGGTCCGGATTCTTATCTAAGAAATCAATTTGTAAGAACGGTAAACGGGGAAGATACTTTGGTAGATAATCCAAATCCTAGAAAACAAGTCTCTACAGGGTACGATCAAATAAATCTGATGCAGAAGATTTTGTTTAAGCCCAATGCGAATTGGGATTTGAATTTAGGGGCGTATTTTTCTGAAACTTCGAGCTATTCCAGGTATGATCGCTTAATACGTCCTTCTAGTGATGGAGATGGGTTGCGCTCGGCGGAGTGGTTCTACGGTCCTCAAAAATGGTTTATGGGTAATCTTCAAATCAATAGAAAGGGGAACGGTAAGTTTTACGACGGACTTAAAATAACTACAGCTTACCAACATTTTGAAGAAAGCCGGAACAACAGAAATTTTCAAGATATCATTTTAAACAAGACTAGGGAAAAAGTAGATGCCCTTAACATGAACATTGATTTTGAAAATCGAAAAATGGGAAATTTTCGTCTGTATTATGGCAGCGAATTCATTTTCAATAAAGTCTATTCCAACGGTACGGATGTAAATATAGAAACCAATGCAACCAGTAACGCACCCTCAAGATATCCAAATGGTGCTACTTGGAAAAGTTTGGCGGGCTACGCGAATGGAGAGTATAAAACAAAGCCCAATTTCACCTTACTATCCGGATTGCGATATAGTCACGTATGGATAAATGCAGCTTTTGACCAGACCTTTTATCAATTTCCTTTTGAGGACGCAAATCTAAGCACAGGTGCCTTAACGGGAAGCTTAGGGTTTAGCTGGTTTCCAAAGGCGGATTTGCAGGTGACATTTAATGGGTCTACGGGTTTTAGGGCTCCTAATATAGATGATGTAGGTAAAATTTTTGACTCCGAGCCAGGTTCCGTGGTGGTCCCCAATCCAGAATTGGAACCGGAATATGCCTATAATGTGGAGCTAGGAATCCGAAAGAACTTTAAGGATAAGATTGTTTTCAAAGGGGCTACCTTTTACACCTATCTGGTAGATGCTTTAGTCCGGAGGGATTTTAGTTTTAACGGGCTATCGGAAATACAATATGCGGGAGAACTGAGCAATGTACAGGCCATACAGAATGCGGCTAAAGCGTATGTATATGGATTTGAGTTTGGGTTAGATGCCTTCTTAACGGAACAATGGTCTTTGTCTTCCAATCTTACCATCACAGAAGGCATTGAAGAAGAAGCGGACGGCACGGATAGTCCGGCGAGACATGCAGCACCCACATTTGGAGATTTTCATGTCATCTGGAAAAATCAAAAGTTGAAGGCCGATTTTTTCCTGAACTATAACGGGGAAATTCCCTTTGACGATTTAGCGGTGTCCGAACGTTCCAAGGAGTTTATTTACAAGCTTGATGAAGATGGTGACCCGTATTCCCCATCATGGTACACTTTAAATTTTAGGTCGCAATATGACTTTAGCGGTCGATTTAAAGCGTCACTGAACTTGGAAAATATTACGAACCAAAGGTATAGAACCTACTCTTCGGGGATTGCAGCACCCGGAACTAACTTAATTCTTGGGATAGGGTATCATTTCTAA
- the recO gene encoding DNA repair protein RecO: MQVTTKAVILTSLKYGDTSLIIKAFTLSDGLKTYLLKGILSAKKGKMRAALFQPLTQLELVANHRNKGTLESIREAKVSYHYQTLHTHIAKNALTLFLAEMLSNSIHEEEQNAPLFHFLEASLQWLDIHEEIANFHLYFLIVLTKYLGFYPDTNNIEASYFDLLEGEFIVSPSLNPIIQGENLIYFKEFLGINFDAIHSVKMRKANRQELLKSLVLYFELHLQGFRKPKSLAILNEVFN; encoded by the coding sequence ATGCAAGTGACCACCAAGGCCGTAATACTTACTTCCTTGAAATATGGGGATACAAGCCTTATCATAAAGGCCTTTACCCTTTCCGATGGTTTAAAGACATATCTGCTAAAGGGAATTCTATCAGCTAAAAAAGGAAAAATGCGGGCAGCGCTATTTCAGCCATTGACGCAATTGGAATTAGTAGCTAACCACCGCAACAAGGGCACTTTGGAAAGTATACGGGAAGCCAAGGTAAGCTACCATTACCAGACACTACATACCCATATCGCTAAAAATGCATTGACCTTATTTCTGGCCGAAATGTTGAGTAACAGCATACATGAGGAAGAACAAAACGCCCCGCTTTTCCATTTTTTAGAGGCATCGCTACAATGGTTGGATATACATGAAGAAATCGCCAACTTTCATCTGTACTTTTTAATCGTATTAACGAAGTATTTAGGATTCTACCCCGACACGAATAATATAGAGGCATCCTATTTTGATTTACTAGAAGGGGAGTTTATAGTCAGTCCGTCTTTGAATCCAATAATTCAAGGGGAAAATTTAATCTACTTCAAGGAGTTCTTAGGCATAAATTTTGATGCAATACATTCGGTTAAGATGAGAAAGGCAAATCGGCAAGAATTGCTAAAATCCCTTGTCCTCTATTTTGAATTACATTTGCAAGGTTTTAGAAAGCCTAAATCTCTTGCGATATTAAATGAAGTCTTCAATTAG
- a CDS encoding cystathionine gamma-synthase: MGEKRLKFNSKTIHGGQQPDKAYGSVMPPIYQTSTYAQSTPGGHRGYAYSRSANPTRTALENSLASIENGNYGLAFGSGLAAIDAVIKLLSPGDEVVSTNDIYGGSYRLFKKIFEKFGIKFHFIGMQNAEKIEDSINDKTRLIWVETPTNPMMNVIDIKAAAQLAKKYDLLLAVDNTFATPYLQTPLDLGADIVMHSATKYLGGHSDVVVGALVVKDKNLADKLYFIQNASGAVCGPMDSFLVLRGIKTLHVRMQRHCENGKAIAEYLTNNPKIEKVYWPGFEDHPNHDVAKSQMTDFGGMISFVPKGSSYEDAVKIVESLKVFTLAESLGGVESLAGHPASMTHASIPKEEREKSGVVDALIRLSVGIEDVDDLIADLEQAIG, translated from the coding sequence ATGGGTGAAAAAAGATTAAAATTCAACAGTAAAACCATTCATGGTGGGCAACAGCCCGATAAAGCCTATGGGTCGGTTATGCCGCCTATCTATCAAACTTCCACCTACGCCCAATCCACTCCGGGAGGTCATAGGGGCTATGCGTATTCTAGAAGTGCCAACCCAACACGTACGGCATTAGAGAATTCCTTGGCCAGTATAGAAAATGGAAATTATGGCCTAGCGTTCGGAAGCGGTCTAGCGGCCATTGATGCCGTTATCAAACTATTGAGTCCCGGAGACGAGGTGGTGTCCACTAATGATATATATGGGGGTAGTTACCGATTGTTTAAAAAGATTTTTGAAAAATTCGGCATTAAGTTCCATTTCATTGGGATGCAAAACGCCGAGAAAATTGAGGATTCTATTAACGATAAAACGAGGTTGATATGGGTAGAAACACCTACGAATCCCATGATGAACGTTATAGATATTAAGGCCGCAGCGCAGTTGGCAAAAAAGTACGACCTTCTTTTGGCGGTTGACAATACCTTTGCCACACCCTACTTACAGACCCCGTTGGATTTGGGTGCGGATATTGTGATGCATTCCGCTACCAAATACCTAGGAGGACACAGTGACGTGGTGGTAGGAGCTTTGGTCGTAAAAGACAAGAACCTCGCAGACAAACTCTATTTCATACAGAATGCGAGTGGTGCCGTATGCGGCCCTATGGATAGCTTTTTAGTATTACGTGGTATAAAGACATTGCATGTTCGCATGCAAAGGCATTGCGAAAACGGGAAAGCTATTGCGGAATACTTGACCAATAATCCTAAGATTGAAAAAGTATATTGGCCCGGATTTGAGGACCATCCCAACCATGATGTGGCAAAAAGCCAAATGACCGATTTTGGGGGTATGATTTCTTTTGTACCCAAGGGGAGTAGTTACGAAGACGCCGTAAAAATTGTAGAGAGTCTTAAAGTATTTACATTGGCGGAATCCTTGGGCGGTGTGGAAAGTTTGGCAGGTCACCCTGCGAGTATGACTCATGCCAGTATACCGAAGGAGGAGCGAGAAAAGAGTGGCGTCGTAGATGCTTTGATACGTTTAAGTGTAGGGATTGAGGACGTAGATGATCTAATTGCAGATTTAGAACAGGCAATAGGATAA
- a CDS encoding DMT family transporter, producing MSKRTLAFLAAIGATTIYGINHTLAKGVMPNYVTPFGFIFLRVVGAAVLFWGISFFAPKEKIDKKDWGRILLATVLGMAINMLSFFKGLQLSTPINSAVLVTISPIAVVVLSAFLLKERITINKGLGIFLGFIGAVSLILFGAEIRQDAPNIPLGNMLFILNAVAYGAYLVVAKKLVAKYHPFTLMKWLFTIAVIINFPITFADFLKIDWVTMPLWAYGVVAFVIIGTTFCTYLFNIFAMTELKASTIGAFIYVQPIVGIIFALVTGKDSLTLIKVGAAALVLIGVYLASKRVKS from the coding sequence TTGAGTAAAAGGACACTAGCTTTTTTAGCAGCTATAGGAGCTACTACCATCTACGGCATTAACCACACTTTGGCCAAAGGCGTAATGCCCAATTATGTGACGCCTTTTGGTTTTATCTTTTTACGAGTAGTTGGCGCAGCGGTACTATTTTGGGGCATCTCCTTTTTTGCTCCTAAGGAAAAAATAGACAAAAAAGACTGGGGCAGAATATTGCTTGCGACCGTACTTGGGATGGCCATAAATATGTTATCCTTTTTTAAGGGCCTACAACTCTCCACCCCTATAAATAGTGCTGTTTTAGTTACCATTAGTCCTATCGCCGTAGTGGTGCTATCCGCATTTTTACTCAAAGAACGCATTACCATAAACAAAGGTTTGGGTATTTTCCTAGGCTTTATAGGAGCCGTTTCCCTAATTCTTTTTGGAGCAGAAATACGGCAAGATGCACCCAATATACCGCTGGGCAATATGCTGTTCATCTTAAATGCCGTGGCGTACGGCGCGTATCTGGTGGTTGCCAAAAAATTGGTCGCCAAATACCACCCCTTTACACTCATGAAATGGCTGTTCACGATTGCGGTTATCATTAATTTTCCCATCACTTTTGCTGATTTCTTAAAAATAGATTGGGTTACCATGCCCCTTTGGGCCTACGGTGTGGTCGCCTTTGTTATCATCGGTACAACATTTTGCACTTATCTATTCAACATCTTTGCAATGACGGAGCTTAAAGCCAGTACCATCGGAGCTTTTATTTATGTGCAACCTATTGTGGGTATCATCTTTGCCTTGGTTACCGGAAAAGACTCGCTCACCCTTATCAAAGTTGGGGCTGCCGCCTTGGTCCTAATAGGGGTCTATTTGGCCAGCAAAAGAGTGAAATCCTAG
- a CDS encoding DUF3298 and DUF4163 domain-containing protein, producing MKTRIICLSVLLLSFGCKKDHRLTLEPTSITGNECSDCPVIQVSIPTALGKTKIDNSVNTALREEVIAILNFDEETAASTIENAISSFSAAYYDLKEKYTDESTTWEAKIEGNLTYEDENILTIKLDSYLFTGGAHGYSTSRFLNFDKKKGQELERSELFKDMDAFQDFAEEKFRLREQIPETDPINSTGFMFEGDSFYLPQNIGYTQNGLQLFYEQYEVASYADGPITLTIPYLEIEKFMQVPVKQVR from the coding sequence ATGAAAACCCGAATCATTTGCCTTTCTGTACTATTACTTTCCTTTGGTTGTAAAAAAGACCACAGACTTACCTTAGAACCTACTTCCATTACGGGGAACGAATGCTCGGATTGTCCCGTAATCCAGGTTTCCATTCCTACAGCTTTGGGCAAAACCAAAATTGATAATAGTGTTAATACCGCTTTGCGGGAAGAAGTGATCGCTATCTTAAATTTTGACGAGGAGACAGCGGCCTCAACCATAGAAAATGCAATAAGCTCCTTTAGTGCGGCTTATTATGACTTGAAAGAAAAATATACCGACGAATCTACCACTTGGGAGGCCAAAATAGAAGGAAACCTTACCTATGAGGACGAAAATATCCTGACCATTAAGTTAGATTCCTATTTATTTACGGGTGGCGCCCATGGCTATAGCACCAGTCGCTTTTTGAATTTTGATAAGAAGAAAGGTCAAGAATTGGAGCGATCCGAACTCTTCAAAGACATGGATGCATTTCAAGATTTCGCCGAAGAAAAATTCAGATTACGGGAACAAATTCCGGAAACAGACCCCATAAACAGCACTGGATTCATGTTTGAAGGGGATTCCTTTTATTTACCTCAGAACATCGGGTATACCCAAAACGGATTACAACTCTTTTATGAACAGTATGAGGTGGCCTCCTATGCGGACGGACCCATAACCCTTACCATTCCCTACCTCGAAATAGAAAAATTTATGCAGGTACCGGTAAAACAAGTGCGTTAA
- the gdhA gene encoding NADP-specific glutamate dehydrogenase, which translates to MEAKIKAFMDEVKTRNGHEPEFIQAVQEVAETVIPYIAKHKIYNGKNILLRMVEPERLISFRVAWVDDDGDIHVNRGYRIQMNSAIGPYKGGLRFHPTVNASILKFLAFEQVFKNSLTTLPMGGGKGGSDFDPKGKSDDEVMRFCHAFMLELNRHIGPNTDVPAGDIGVGAREIGFLFGMYKKIRNEFTGVLTGKGRSWGGSLIRPEATGYGTVYFAQSMMQTNGMDFKGKDVVISGSGNVAQYAAEKALHLGAKILTLSDSQGYIHDTDGIDEEKLAYVMDLKNNKRGRISEYADKYSSATFYKGETPWTVKCDIALPCATQNELDGEDAKALVKNGCVCVAEGANMPSTPEAIHEFHEGKILFAPGKASNAGGVATSGLEMSQNSLRISWSREEVDQRLKDIMEDIHDSCVKYGKDDDGYCNYVKGANIAGFVKVADAMLAQGVI; encoded by the coding sequence ATGGAAGCAAAAATAAAAGCCTTTATGGATGAGGTAAAGACCAGAAATGGTCATGAGCCCGAGTTTATCCAGGCGGTACAGGAAGTAGCGGAAACGGTAATTCCTTACATCGCAAAACACAAAATATACAACGGTAAGAATATCTTACTGCGGATGGTAGAGCCAGAAAGGTTAATTTCTTTCAGGGTAGCCTGGGTAGACGATGATGGTGACATTCACGTAAACCGAGGATACCGTATTCAGATGAACTCCGCTATAGGCCCTTATAAAGGAGGTCTTCGCTTTCATCCAACGGTAAATGCCAGTATACTGAAGTTTTTGGCTTTTGAACAGGTTTTCAAGAATAGTTTAACCACGCTTCCCATGGGAGGTGGCAAGGGGGGCTCTGATTTTGACCCAAAAGGAAAATCCGATGATGAGGTGATGCGTTTTTGCCATGCCTTTATGTTAGAGCTCAACAGGCATATAGGACCTAACACCGATGTTCCTGCGGGTGACATAGGAGTGGGTGCAAGGGAAATAGGGTTCCTTTTTGGAATGTATAAGAAAATACGCAATGAATTTACCGGTGTACTTACCGGTAAAGGTCGCTCATGGGGTGGTTCCTTAATACGCCCGGAAGCAACCGGTTACGGAACGGTCTATTTTGCACAGAGTATGATGCAGACCAACGGAATGGACTTTAAAGGAAAGGATGTTGTGATTTCCGGTTCAGGTAACGTAGCACAGTATGCTGCGGAAAAAGCATTGCATTTAGGAGCGAAGATATTGACCCTATCAGATTCCCAAGGGTATATTCATGATACGGACGGTATAGATGAGGAGAAGTTGGCCTATGTGATGGATTTAAAGAACAACAAAAGAGGACGTATCTCTGAATATGCGGACAAGTATAGCTCTGCGACATTTTATAAGGGAGAGACCCCTTGGACCGTAAAATGCGATATTGCTTTACCATGTGCCACCCAAAATGAATTGGATGGCGAAGACGCGAAAGCATTGGTGAAGAATGGCTGTGTTTGTGTAGCGGAAGGTGCGAATATGCCTTCTACTCCTGAGGCTATTCACGAATTTCATGAAGGTAAAATTCTATTTGCACCAGGTAAGGCTTCCAATGCTGGTGGTGTGGCCACTTCGGGTTTAGAAATGTCGCAAAACTCACTTCGTATCAGTTGGTCTAGAGAGGAAGTAGACCAAAGGTTGAAGGATATTATGGAAGATATTCACGATTCTTGTGTAAAATATGGAAAAGACGATGATGGCTACTGTAATTACGTAAAAGGAGCTAACATTGCCGGTTTTGTTAAAGTGGCGGATGCCATGTTGGCGCAGGGAGTGATATAA